A portion of the Streptococcus sp. Marseille-Q6470 genome contains these proteins:
- a CDS encoding endonuclease/exonuclease/phosphatase family protein has translation MKFLTLNTHSWMEKNPEEKFQLLLQDILENSYDLICFQEINQEITSEQVEAGPLYHPLPSAEPIHQDHYVRLLVEKLAEKGHKYYWTWAYNHIGYDRYHEGVAILSKTPIEAREILVSDVDDPTDYHTRRVALAETVVEGKELAVASVHLSWWNKGFQEEWARFEAVLKELNKTLLLAGDFNNPAGQEGYQAILASPLNLQDAFEVAKERSGSYTVPPEIDGWKGNSEPLRIDYVFTTKDIEVENLQVVFDGQKSPQVSDHYGLQAILSWKN, from the coding sequence ATGAAGTTTTTAACACTCAATACTCATAGTTGGATGGAAAAAAATCCTGAAGAAAAATTTCAGCTCTTGTTACAAGATATCCTTGAAAACAGCTATGATTTGATTTGTTTTCAGGAAATCAACCAAGAAATTACTTCAGAGCAAGTAGAAGCGGGCCCGCTATATCATCCGTTACCTTCAGCAGAACCCATTCACCAAGACCATTATGTGCGTCTTTTGGTAGAGAAACTAGCTGAAAAAGGTCACAAATATTATTGGACCTGGGCCTACAACCATATCGGTTATGATCGTTATCATGAGGGTGTGGCCATTCTATCTAAAACACCAATTGAGGCTCGTGAAATTTTGGTTTCTGATGTAGATGATCCAACTGATTATCACACTCGTCGAGTTGCATTAGCTGAAACAGTAGTGGAAGGCAAAGAGCTTGCAGTTGCGAGTGTGCATCTTTCTTGGTGGAATAAAGGTTTCCAAGAGGAGTGGGCACGCTTTGAAGCAGTTCTGAAAGAATTGAACAAGACTCTCTTGCTAGCTGGTGATTTCAACAATCCTGCAGGTCAAGAGGGTTATCAAGCTATCCTAGCTAGTCCACTAAACTTACAAGATGCATTTGAAGTTGCAAAAGAGAGAAGTGGTAGCTATACTGTTCCGCCTGAAATCGATGGTTGGAAGGGAAACAGTGAACCTCTAAGGATAGATTATGTCTTTACGACAAAGGATATAGAGGTAGAAAACTTACAAGTAGTTTTTGATGGTCAGAAAAGTCCACAAGTTAGTGATCACTACGGCCTTCAAGCAATACTTTCTTGGAAGAACTAA